A window from Sphingopyxis alaskensis RB2256 encodes these proteins:
- the pyrC gene encoding dihydroorotase, whose protein sequence is MTDRLTIRRPDDWHVHLRDGAMLAHVAPYTARQFARAIVMPNLSPPVTTAEEGRAYRDRITAAVPADLDFTPLIVAYLTDATDADEIARGHAEGVFTAAKLYPAHATTGSAHGVTDVANIMGVLERMQDIGMPLLIHGEVTDHDVDIFDREAVFIERTLEPLVRALPGLKIVFEHITTAEAAQFVADAPANVAATITPQHLHINRNAMLVGGIRPHAYCLPVAKREHHRLAVRAAATSGSPKFFLGTDSAPHAVHMKEASCGCAGIFNAPFALESYAMAFDQDGALANFEGFASEHGPRFYGLPLNEGTVTLERAEITVPDRIGDVVPFHAGETIGWRLV, encoded by the coding sequence ATGACCGACCGCCTGACGATCCGCCGCCCCGACGACTGGCACGTCCATCTGCGCGACGGCGCGATGCTTGCCCATGTCGCGCCCTATACCGCGCGCCAGTTTGCGCGCGCGATCGTCATGCCCAATCTGTCGCCGCCGGTGACGACCGCCGAAGAAGGCCGCGCCTATCGCGACCGCATCACCGCCGCGGTGCCCGCGGACCTCGACTTCACCCCGCTGATCGTCGCCTATCTGACCGACGCCACCGACGCGGACGAGATCGCGCGCGGCCATGCCGAGGGCGTGTTCACCGCCGCCAAGCTCTATCCCGCGCACGCCACCACCGGCAGCGCGCACGGCGTCACCGACGTCGCGAACATCATGGGTGTGCTCGAGCGGATGCAGGACATCGGCATGCCGCTGCTCATCCACGGCGAAGTCACCGACCATGACGTCGACATTTTCGACCGCGAGGCGGTGTTCATCGAGCGCACGCTTGAACCGCTGGTGCGCGCGCTGCCCGGCCTCAAGATCGTTTTCGAGCATATCACGACGGCGGAGGCCGCGCAGTTTGTCGCCGACGCGCCCGCCAATGTCGCCGCGACGATCACGCCGCAGCATCTCCACATCAACCGCAACGCGATGCTTGTCGGCGGCATCCGCCCGCACGCCTATTGCCTGCCCGTCGCGAAGCGCGAGCATCACCGGCTCGCGGTGCGCGCCGCCGCGACATCGGGCTCGCCCAAATTCTTCCTCGGCACCGACAGCGCGCCGCACGCGGTGCATATGAAGGAAGCGTCGTGCGGCTGCGCAGGCATTTTCAACGCGCCCTTTGCGCTCGAAAGCTATGCGATGGCGTTCGATCAGGATGGCGCGCTGGCCAATTTCGAGGGTTTCGCCAGCGAGCATGGTCCGCGCTTCTATGGCCTGCCGCTCAACGAGGGCACGGTGACGTTGGAACGCGCCGAAATCACCGTCCCCGACCGGATCGGCGACGTCGTGCCCTTCCACGCGGGCGAAACCATCGGCTGGCGGCTGGTCTGA
- the rarD gene encoding EamA family transporter RarD, translating to MAQTAAPAGSDQGGLPFAIAAYGIWGFVPLFFKLVDSVPPVEVLTQRIIWSLPLCFLIMLFRRQIGEYLAALRDWRTLRLLLASALLIAVNWLVYIYAIFTDHVLAASLGYYLNPLVNVMLGMLFLGERLSRMQLLAVVIAGVGVAILLAGALDTLWISLTLAFSFGVYGLLRKVVPVGSLPGLSVETTVLLLPSLALSAWYIGVGDGRGFASDTSISLLLMAGGVVTAVPLLLFATAARRMSYAALGFVQYLAPTIQFLLSLFVFGEPLKPVQLACFVLIWISIAVFSFDMWRKTRAERIVAV from the coding sequence ATGGCACAGACAGCAGCCCCCGCGGGGAGCGACCAGGGCGGCCTGCCCTTCGCGATCGCCGCCTATGGCATCTGGGGCTTCGTTCCGCTCTTCTTCAAACTCGTCGACAGCGTCCCGCCGGTCGAGGTGCTGACGCAGCGGATCATCTGGTCGCTGCCGCTCTGTTTCCTCATCATGCTTTTTCGCCGCCAGATCGGCGAATATCTGGCGGCGCTGAGGGACTGGCGGACGCTGCGCCTGTTGCTCGCGAGCGCGCTGCTGATTGCGGTCAACTGGCTTGTCTATATCTATGCGATCTTCACCGACCATGTGCTCGCGGCGAGCCTTGGCTATTATCTCAATCCGCTCGTCAATGTGATGCTGGGGATGCTCTTCCTCGGCGAGCGGCTGTCGCGGATGCAGTTGCTCGCGGTGGTCATTGCAGGCGTTGGCGTCGCAATCCTGCTCGCGGGGGCGCTCGATACGCTGTGGATCAGCCTGACGCTGGCCTTTTCCTTTGGCGTCTATGGCCTGCTGCGCAAGGTCGTGCCGGTGGGGTCGCTCCCCGGCCTGTCGGTCGAGACGACGGTGCTGCTGCTGCCGTCGCTTGCGCTGTCGGCCTGGTATATCGGCGTCGGCGACGGGCGCGGCTTTGCGTCCGACACGTCGATCAGCCTGCTGCTGATGGCGGGCGGGGTGGTGACTGCGGTGCCGCTGCTGCTCTTTGCGACCGCGGCGCGGCGGATGAGCTATGCCGCGCTTGGCTTTGTGCAATATCTGGCGCCGACGATCCAGTTCCTCTTGAGCCTGTTCGTGTTCGGCGAGCCTTTGAAGCCCGTGCAACTTGCGTGTTTCGTGCTGATCTGGATCAGCATTGCGGTGTTCAGTTTCGACATGTGGCGCAAGACGCGCGCCGAGCGGATTGTCGCCGTATGA
- a CDS encoding glycine zipper 2TM domain-containing protein codes for MRILSKGLMGAFVAASVLGTTPLHAGVTTPAKAPGYHGFEQASDFHRKRKHHRHYARGERLGRDSRIWRGNDGRYYCRKDNGTTGLLIGGAVGGLAGHEIAGDGDKLLGTVLGAAGGALLGREIDRDKYRCR; via the coding sequence ATGCGTATCTTGAGCAAAGGCCTGATGGGCGCATTTGTCGCCGCCAGCGTCCTTGGCACCACACCGCTCCATGCGGGCGTGACGACCCCGGCAAAGGCGCCGGGTTATCACGGGTTCGAACAGGCGTCGGACTTTCACCGCAAGCGGAAACATCACCGCCATTATGCGCGTGGCGAGCGGCTTGGCCGGGATTCGCGCATCTGGCGCGGCAATGACGGTCGCTATTATTGCAGGAAGGACAATGGCACGACCGGCCTGCTGATCGGCGGCGCCGTCGGCGGCCTCGCCGGTCACGAGATTGCAGGCGACGGCGACAAGCTGCTCGGCACCGTGCTTGGCGCTGCCGGGGGTGCGCTGCTCGGTCGGGAGATCGACCGCGACAAATATCGCTGCCGTTAA
- a CDS encoding GNAT family N-acetyltransferase: MLNGPLLVTERLILRPPAAEDFDAFAAMCAEEETMRFIGGTCPRSAAWRQWCTLAGAWHIRGFSMFSVIERASGEWVGRLGPWEPDGWPAPEIGYGVRAKFAGRGYAFEGCVAACDFAVEFLKWPELMHSIDPANTRSQALARRLGATNSGPTRLPAPFEDAPVEAWTQSAGAWRVKRKEFRP; the protein is encoded by the coding sequence ATGCTGAACGGCCCCCTGCTCGTGACCGAGCGACTGATCCTCCGCCCGCCCGCGGCCGAGGATTTTGACGCCTTTGCCGCGATGTGCGCCGAAGAAGAGACGATGCGCTTCATCGGCGGCACCTGCCCGCGTTCGGCGGCCTGGCGGCAATGGTGCACGCTCGCGGGAGCCTGGCACATTCGCGGCTTCTCGATGTTCTCGGTGATCGAGCGCGCCAGCGGCGAATGGGTCGGTCGCCTCGGCCCGTGGGAGCCCGACGGCTGGCCGGCGCCCGAAATCGGTTACGGCGTGCGCGCGAAGTTCGCGGGCAGGGGTTATGCCTTCGAAGGCTGTGTCGCCGCCTGCGATTTCGCGGTCGAGTTCCTGAAATGGCCCGAACTCATGCACAGCATCGACCCTGCCAACACGCGGTCGCAGGCGCTCGCACGGCGGCTGGGTGCAACGAACAGCGGCCCGACCCGCCTCCCCGCCCCCTTCGAGGACGCGCCCGTCGAGGCATGGACCCAGAGCGCCGGGGCCTGGCGCGTCAAACGAAAGGAGTTTCGCCCGTGA
- a CDS encoding DUF1330 domain-containing protein, with protein MTDHHIDPERAQFDAFKALPRDAVIHMLNLVRFREKAAYPGDHPLAGQGLTGAEAYRHYGADSGPVFRRVGGRIVWTGTMEAMVIGPAAERWDAVFIAEYPNSGAFLEMVTDPVYRAAVVHRQAAVETSRLIRCAPKASRSETGFG; from the coding sequence GTGACCGACCATCATATCGACCCCGAACGCGCGCAGTTCGACGCCTTCAAGGCGCTGCCGCGCGACGCGGTCATCCACATGCTCAACCTTGTCCGCTTCCGCGAAAAAGCCGCCTATCCGGGCGACCATCCGCTTGCCGGCCAGGGCCTGACCGGCGCCGAGGCCTATCGCCATTATGGCGCCGACAGCGGCCCGGTCTTCCGCCGCGTCGGCGGGCGCATCGTCTGGACCGGCACGATGGAAGCGATGGTCATCGGTCCCGCGGCCGAGCGCTGGGATGCGGTATTCATCGCCGAATATCCGAACAGCGGCGCCTTTCTGGAAATGGTCACCGATCCCGTCTATCGCGCCGCCGTTGTCCATCGCCAGGCCGCGGTCGAAACCTCGCGGCTCATCCGCTGCGCCCCCAAAGCGTCTCGGTCCGAGACAGGTTTTGGCTAA
- a CDS encoding CsbD family protein, producing the protein MGEFTEKAKGLANEAAGNVKQAIGKATDDERLRAEGEMQERKGEAQNLKGKVQGALGDKV; encoded by the coding sequence ATGGGTGAATTCACCGAAAAAGCGAAGGGCCTCGCCAATGAAGCCGCGGGCAATGTCAAACAGGCGATCGGGAAGGCGACCGACGATGAGCGTCTGCGCGCCGAAGGCGAAATGCAGGAACGCAAGGGCGAAGCCCAGAATCTGAAGGGCAAGGTGCAGGGCGCGCTCGGCGACAAGGTCTGA
- a CDS encoding thiazole synthase, which translates to MTDIWSVAGRTFRSRLIVGTGKYKDFEQNAAAVAASGAEIVTVAVRRVNVSDPTAPMLTDYIDPKKVTYLPNTAGCFNADDAIRTLRLAREAGGWDLVKLEVLGEAKTLYPNMRETLDATEVLAKEGFLPMVYCVDDPIAAKQLEDAGAVAIMPLGAPIGSGLGIQNRVTIRLIVEGASVPVLVDAGVGTASDAAVAMELGCDGVLMNTAIAEAKDPVRMARAMKLAVEAGRDAYLAGRMGQRRYADPSSPLAGLI; encoded by the coding sequence TTGACCGACATTTGGAGCGTTGCCGGGCGGACATTTAGGTCGCGACTGATCGTCGGCACCGGCAAGTACAAGGATTTCGAGCAAAATGCCGCCGCAGTCGCGGCGTCGGGGGCGGAGATCGTCACCGTCGCGGTCCGCCGCGTCAATGTGTCGGACCCTACGGCGCCGATGCTCACCGACTATATCGACCCGAAGAAGGTCACTTACCTGCCGAACACCGCGGGCTGCTTCAACGCCGACGACGCGATCCGCACGCTGCGGCTGGCGCGCGAGGCGGGGGGCTGGGATCTCGTGAAGCTCGAAGTGCTCGGCGAGGCCAAGACGCTCTATCCCAACATGCGCGAGACGCTCGATGCGACCGAGGTGCTCGCGAAAGAGGGTTTTCTGCCGATGGTCTATTGCGTCGACGATCCGATCGCGGCGAAGCAACTCGAGGACGCGGGCGCGGTCGCGATCATGCCGCTGGGCGCGCCGATCGGATCGGGGCTGGGCATCCAGAACCGCGTCACGATCCGCCTGATCGTCGAGGGTGCGTCGGTGCCCGTGCTCGTCGATGCCGGCGTCGGCACGGCGAGCGACGCCGCGGTGGCGATGGAACTTGGCTGCGACGGTGTGCTGATGAACACCGCGATCGCCGAAGCCAAAGACCCCGTGCGTATGGCGCGCGCAATGAAGCTGGCGGTCGAGGCGGGGCGCGACGCCTATCTGGCGGGCCGGATGGGGCAGCGCCGCTATGCCGACCCGTCGAGCCCGCTTGCAGGCCTCATCTGA
- the thiS gene encoding sulfur carrier protein ThiS yields MISVILNGEPRQVREGSIADLVASLGLDAKKVAVERNRAIVPRSTLADVALAEGDALEIVHFVGGGC; encoded by the coding sequence GTGATTTCGGTCATCCTCAACGGCGAACCCCGGCAGGTACGCGAAGGCAGTATCGCTGATCTCGTCGCGTCGCTCGGGCTCGACGCGAAGAAGGTCGCGGTCGAGCGCAACCGCGCGATCGTGCCGCGCTCGACGCTCGCCGATGTCGCACTCGCCGAGGGCGATGCGCTGGAAATCGTTCATTTCGTAGGAGGCGGTTGTTGA
- a CDS encoding type II 3-dehydroquinate dehydratase, translated as MPDLPTVFVLSGPNLNLLGTREPEIYGTDTLNDIHARLEAQAADLGLRVECRQTNHEGVLIDWLHEAYVSGAKAVLLNAGGYTHTSIAIHDAIRSIKVPVIEVHLSDPAKREAFRHVSYVGMAAVAHFAGHGANSYTLALDAAARL; from the coding sequence TTGCCCGACCTTCCCACCGTCTTTGTCCTCTCCGGCCCGAACCTCAACCTGCTCGGCACGCGCGAGCCGGAAATCTATGGCACCGACACGCTCAACGACATTCACGCCCGGCTCGAGGCGCAGGCGGCCGACCTCGGCCTCCGCGTCGAATGCCGCCAGACCAACCATGAAGGGGTGCTGATCGACTGGCTGCATGAAGCCTATGTGTCGGGCGCCAAGGCGGTGCTGCTCAACGCCGGCGGCTACACGCACACCTCGATCGCGATCCACGATGCGATCCGGTCGATCAAGGTGCCGGTGATCGAGGTCCATCTGTCGGACCCGGCAAAGCGTGAGGCGTTTCGCCATGTCAGCTATGTCGGCATGGCCGCCGTCGCCCATTTTGCCGGACACGGCGCGAACAGCTATACGCTGGCGCTGGACGCCGCCGCCCGTCTCTGA
- the accB gene encoding acetyl-CoA carboxylase biotin carboxyl carrier protein, with translation MGDHKDHGINIDPAFVRALAELLDDTQLSEIEVEDGDRKVRVARNLTAAAAPVAYAPPPAAAAPAAAVPATAPAAAPAVDSFADAVKSPMVGTVYLAPEPGAPNFATIGSEVKAGDTILIIEAMKVMNPITAPAAGTLKAVHVENSQPVEFDQPLFTIG, from the coding sequence ATGGGTGACCATAAAGACCATGGCATCAACATCGATCCGGCCTTCGTGCGTGCGCTCGCCGAGCTGCTCGACGACACGCAGCTGTCGGAGATCGAGGTCGAGGACGGTGATCGCAAGGTCCGCGTCGCGCGCAACCTGACCGCCGCAGCCGCACCCGTCGCCTACGCTCCGCCACCCGCAGCGGCCGCACCCGCCGCCGCAGTTCCGGCCACGGCACCCGCCGCCGCGCCTGCTGTCGACAGCTTCGCCGACGCGGTCAAGTCACCGATGGTCGGCACCGTCTATCTGGCCCCCGAACCCGGCGCGCCCAATTTCGCCACCATCGGTTCGGAAGTGAAGGCGGGCGACACGATCCTGATCATCGAGGCGATGAAGGTGATGAACCCGATCACCGCGCCCGCCGCGGGCACGCTCAAGGCCGTGCATGTCGAAAACAGCCAGCCGGTCGAGTTCGACCAGCCGCTGTTCACCATCGGGTAA